The following DNA comes from Flavisolibacter ginsenosidimutans.
TTAACCCGGCCAAAGAAAGATTGCAAGGCCCATTCGTAAGGCGCGGATAATCCCGGCAAACGCGGGTACGTGGCGTTAATGGCTTCACCCGTATTTGTATAACCGGCAAGTTCCGTCAACGCAGTTGATACGCCGTTTAATCTTCGGGCCCGCAAGGTTTGAAACTTGCTGTACACTTGTTCAAAACCAACGAGTGCCTTCACGTCGTGGTCTTTGGCAATTTTCGTTTCGTAGTTTGCTACCGAATAAATTGTTGGTGTAATGGTTTTTGAATACTGATCGGTTACGCCAAGGTAGTCCGGGCCAAAGAAGGCGCTGGAACCCGTTTGGTAATCGCCGGTTGCCGGATCTTTCTGCTGCAACAAATAAGCACTGTACGGATGCTGGTACATTTTGTAGTATTCATCAACATAGTTCAACGCCACTTTCGATGTCCAGGTCAATCCCTTCAGGATTTTAATATCAATGTAAGCTTGTCCGTTCAGGTTGTACTCTTTCGTGTTCTGCCACCCCATTGCAAGCATTTCCTGCGGGTTACGATTCCGGCCTTCCGCCTGGTAAGCTCTCGATACAATGCGGCCGCTGCCATCGGGCAAAAAAGGACCGTAAAGCGGACCCGCCGCATACACAGCCAACGCGAAGTTTTCGCTCGTAAAAGGCGGCTCCTGCCGGTCTTTGTACGTGAGGTTCATGGACGTTCCAATCGTAATACGGTCGTTGATTTGGCTCGTATAGTTAAACAACCCGTTGTACTTTTTGAAGCTGTAGCCGGGAAGCATGGCATCCTGGTTTAAATAGCTAAGCGACAGGTTAAAGGTGTTGCGCTCATTGCCACCTGATAAGGATATATTGTGGTTGCTTACAACGGCCGATTTAAAATAGTAATCAACGTAATCGAAGTTGGGATATGCGTTTTGATCTGTTGCATTTTTATACTTCGCTATTTCCGCAGAATCGTAGCGAAAAGCCACGCCACTGCGTGCTGCAGCCGCATTGTACAGCGTCATGTATTCGGCCGAATTGGTAATAAAATCCGGCATTGCCGTAGGCGTATATACGCCTACGTTTACACGATAGCTAACGGTGGTTTGTCCCTTGCGCCCTTTTTTTGTTGTAACGAGAATAACGCCGTTGGCGGCCCTTGAACCGTAAATGGCTGCGGAGGCGGCATCTTTCAACACACTGATGTTCTCGATGTCGTCGGGCGAAAGATTGTTGATAGAGCCTGTAACGCCGTCAATCAAAACAAGCGGTCCAGTGCTGCCGCCAAAGGTTGCACGTCCTCTAATCAAGAGGTTGGGATTATCTCTGCCAGGTTCACTTGAAGGCTGTGTAACCTGAAGTCCCGATACTCTCCCCTCGAGCAAATTGGCTGCGTTTGGCGCCGGACGTTGCGTTAAGGTTCCACCCGAAACGGTGCTGACCGAACCGGTAAGATTAATGCGGCGCTGCGTGCCGTAACCAACCACCACAACGTCATTCAGGGTATTGGCTGCGGCGGAAAGTTTAATGCGGTAAGATGTTCGCTGATCAACGGGCAGTTCTTGTGTTTCCATGCCCACGTAAGAGAAGACGAGAGTTTTAGCGCCAGACGGGAGCTCGAGCGAAAAGCTTCCGTCGGTTGCGGTAATGGTTGTCTTTGATGTACCTTTTGCCTGAACCGTAACGTTCGACAAAGGCTCACCGGCTTCGTTCGTAACAACACCCGAAACTCTTTGGGTTTGTTGCCACCATTTGTTGCCGGAAAATTTTTCGTTGCTCTTGAATTCAGGAGATGCAGCGGCGGGAAGGGCCATAAGAAGGCCGCCTCCTATAGCAAGCACAATTTGCTTCATAGCAGAACCGTATTTAAAAGTTGATGTAAAGGGTGCAGGTACCTGATAAATAATCATTACTAAATTAGGTTCCGAAGGGGGCGGCAACAATGGTATCTTTTCTCAAAAAGATGGATTATTTTACCACGACGTACATGCATTTGAAGCACTTTCGAAGTTGTAAGACTCGTTAGTACAAACGACCGTAAAAAATTTTATAGCGACAGAAAAAAGGAAGCGAGATTTTCCGCTTCCAGCGATATTATTCCTGCACGTTTGACGGTGCAAACATTGCAAAGGATTTCAGTAGTGAATCTTTTTTACCACAGAGGTCACAGCTTCTTTCTGCGAAGTGAACGGCGTTAAATAAAAACGATACGAGTAGTCCTTTGCAGGAATCTGGTATTTATCAAGCGGCGCAGCCACATCGCTCCAACTGTCG
Coding sequences within:
- a CDS encoding SusC/RagA family TonB-linked outer membrane protein → MKQIVLAIGGGLLMALPAAASPEFKSNEKFSGNKWWQQTQRVSGVVTNEAGEPLSNVTVQAKGTSKTTITATDGSFSLELPSGAKTLVFSYVGMETQELPVDQRTSYRIKLSAAANTLNDVVVVGYGTQRRINLTGSVSTVSGGTLTQRPAPNAANLLEGRVSGLQVTQPSSEPGRDNPNLLIRGRATFGGSTGPLVLIDGVTGSINNLSPDDIENISVLKDAASAAIYGSRAANGVILVTTKKGRKGQTTVSYRVNVGVYTPTAMPDFITNSAEYMTLYNAAAARSGVAFRYDSAEIAKYKNATDQNAYPNFDYVDYYFKSAVVSNHNISLSGGNERNTFNLSLSYLNQDAMLPGYSFKKYNGLFNYTSQINDRITIGTSMNLTYKDRQEPPFTSENFALAVYAAGPLYGPFLPDGSGRIVSRAYQAEGRNRNPQEMLAMGWQNTKEYNLNGQAYIDIKILKGLTWTSKVALNYVDEYYKMYQHPYSAYLLQQKDPATGDYQTGSSAFFGPDYLGVTDQYSKTITPTIYSVANYETKIAKDHDVKALVGFEQVYSKFQTLRARRLNGVSTALTELAGYTNTGEAINATYPRLPGLSAPYEWALQSFFGRVNYAYKNKYLLEANLRYDGTSRVSPDYRWGVFPSVSGAWLVSQEDFFNKNVTFLNNLKLRASYGTLGNQEIGNYAYQNVITVSGVSYPFGNTTPAQAAVLNSYKDQSLQWETTRIADFGLDLDLRRGLFGLTFDWFKKTTSDILASQPVPASLGLSSPTFNNGKMESRGIELELRHQNQIGAFHYGVNAQISTANNKVLDIKVPSIGTSINQVGLPYGSHYLYVWDGIFQVEDTAAGKVPKHVLNPNPKPGDLKMKDMNGDGVVDANDRMVVKGAYPDYIYSFGFNADYKGFGISAFFQGVQGLKNRVNNWGVDPFMQGTAPTTKWRDAWTPQNRSNTLPGIYVAGYTGVAAYAGSTYYLMDASYLRLKNVVLSYTFPRAIFSKIKARDLSIYVSGENLFTITKYEGSDPERSSTTGNYVQYPQARVLNVGLNVKF